A window from Cryobacterium sp. SO1 encodes these proteins:
- the fliE gene encoding flagellar hook-basal body complex protein FliE: MTIPAIGSAPAVSATSYLPASTAADASDSGSGFASALTGAVDNLQQLQSTSNSYAIQAVTGDLDDIHTATIASSRAQVTLELVAAVRNKGVEAFNDIMRMQA; this comes from the coding sequence ATGACCATCCCCGCCATCGGATCGGCGCCGGCCGTCAGTGCCACGTCCTATTTGCCCGCCAGTACCGCCGCCGATGCCTCCGATTCAGGTTCCGGCTTTGCGAGCGCCCTCACCGGGGCGGTGGACAATCTGCAGCAACTGCAGTCCACCTCGAACAGCTACGCCATCCAGGCCGTCACCGGCGACCTTGACGACATCCACACCGCCACCATCGCGTCGTCGCGGGCGCAGGTCACCCTCGAACTCGTTGCCGCCGTGCGTAACAAGGGCGTCGAAGCGTTCAACGACATCATGAGGATGCAGGCCTGA